The Hypanus sabinus isolate sHypSab1 chromosome 2, sHypSab1.hap1, whole genome shotgun sequence DNA segment GTCCATTACATTCGCTGACATCCCTATTCCTGAGCCCTGCTCCTCTCTCTATGACTGGGCTGcacccagtgttgatgtagacTGTCCAGGAAACCATACTGGTTTGGGGCTATGAAGGAAAATTCTGCTGGTTGTTGATCAAGGGCAGGATAAACTATTTTCCTGATCCACATTTTTTTTTATGTGACCCTGATCTTTGAAATGTCATCCCTCAGTTTCTTTTGCTCAGACTTTGTACAGTTCTATAAGTCATAAGGGATatatttattaggtacaggactgGAAACTGGTatggtctgctgctgctgtagcccatccacttcaaggtttgacatgtgtgttcagagatactcttctgcacaccactgttggttatttgagttaatgtcacctccctgtcagtttgaaccagtctggccaatctcctctgacctttctcgtTAACAAGGCCTTTTCACCCAAACATCAGCTGCTCACTGGAAGTTTGCCATTctttataaactctagagactgttgtgattGAAGGTTTCAGACCAgctttttctgagatactcaaaccaccccatctggcaccaacaatcattccagggtcaaagtcacttagaccacatttctttcccatcggtctgaacaacaactgaacctctgaccacctctggatgctttcatgtattgagttgctgccacctgactggcagtttagatatttgcattataagCAGGTAATACACTGAGTGTATAAAGTCAAGAGGGGCAATAATTGAGTGAATGTACGCAATCTTTCCCAGGGATCAGGACTCAGAaagcagaggacacaggtttaaggtgagaagagaaCTATTATACTAAACTTTGGTGACAAACACCAAGTTATGAACTCTAGGTACCCACGTAACCGGAGACGGGTGTGAGCTGCTGAACTGGCTGACGTCAGCAAACAACACTAGGCCCTGCACAAGGCCTTCCCAGGTAGTTCTGACTCTTATCCACGTTAAACATACTGCATCTGTTTTCCCAAACAGGTGGAATTCTTCGAGCCGTTCTGGGATAGCGGTGAGCCCCGATTCGGAGAAGTAGGAGGGAGGGGCTGGAAGGCGTGGATGCGGCAGCAGGAGAAGGGTGGATGGGTAATCGTCAACGAGGAAGGTGGGTCACTTTCTGAGATGTAAATATTCTGCTTAAAGAAGcataatttgtcacatgtacatcgaagcaaacagtgaaatgtgttcaaatcaaatcagtgagaattgtgctgggggcagccggcaGGTACAACTTAGCTCCCagtgctaacatagcatgccttCAACtttaacccgtacatctttgggatgtgtgagGGAACTGGAGCGCCTGGAGGAAACTCGCTTAGTCACGGGGTAGAATATTCAAACTCCTTTCAGAATTGAACCCGACTGGTGCTTGCTGGCGCAGTAAAGCGACTGAGCTAAACACCATCCAGATACGTTTCGATGACCGTCCAAGAACATTGCCCTGCTGGGCTTTGCTCTCCTAGGTTGGTGGCATTGAGCCCCTCCTTTGAAGCAGACCTTTCCTTTTCATGTGTGATTTTGTAGCAGTGACTGCACAGtatatacaaagactgacaaacaaccaatgtgcaaaaaaagacaaactgtgcaagtaaaaaaaaagataagtaaataaataatactgagaacatgagttgtaaagtccttgtaAGTGAATCTATAGGTTCACAGTTCAGGTGAGTGAAGCTACTCGCACTGGtcaaggagcctgatggttgaagggtatttaactgttcctgaacctgatggcatgggacctaaggctccagtacctACTTCCCAGTGGCAGCATGGCCTGGGCGACCCACCACctctctccttcctgatgctGCGGTTTAGTCCATCTGGTAGATGAAGAACCCCTCAGGCTAGAGTGCCATGTCTGGAGTGTTGAAGATGAGCCATGTGTTAGTGAAACAGAGAACGCAGCAATCCATCATTTCCCTCCAACACAGCAATCTTGCTCTTAGATCCTCTATCTTGCtctccagtgactgtacatttgctaGGGGTATGCCAGGTAGGCCTGCACCCTATTGCTTTGTGAAGATTTTGTAAGTTTAAGGCTGGATTGAAAATGTATATTTTACTATACCTCTTGTTCTATTTCCTTCCCTTCAACATCTGACCAGATTTCCTAAATACACATCAGTCATCCCAACCCCAATCCTAATGATTCTGTTTAGCATGGTTCCTGATGCTTTACCTTTTCTTAATTGCTGgaggcgcgtggcctagtggacaaggcatcagactagtaacctgaaggtcactggttcgagcctcagctgaggcagtgtgtttgtgtccttgagcaaggcacttaacaacacattgctctgcaacgtcacaggtgccaagctgcatgggtcctagtgcccttcccttggacaacattggtggcatggagaggggaaggcctgcagcttgggcaactgccggtctcccatacaaccctgcccaggcctgcgccctggaaactccaggcgcagatccatggtctctcgagaccgacggatgccaccaccaattgctggagggtgctgatgctgtaATGACAGTGGCAGGGGTGCCAGAGTATTGtatgatagctaatgttgttccattgttgaagaaaggctctaaaaataagccaggaaattataggccggtgagcctgacatcagtcgtggataaattattggaaggtattctaagggacagaaTACATAAGCATTTGTGTTGATTTgacgaaatgtcaacagtgcttctccctatagatgctgcctgacctgctgcattccaccagcattttgtgtgcgttacttgaatttccagcatctgcagatttccttgtgtttgatttTATtgatgttggtttattattgtcaaatgtaccaaggcacattgaaaagcttgtcttgcatacgtcatacagatcaaatcattacatagtgcattgaggtagaacaaggtaaaacaataatatacAGAAGTATTGGATAGACAAGTCTTGATTtgggatggtcagcatggctttgtgtattgTAGGCtgtgtctaaccaattttatatagagtttttcaaggaggttgatgaaggaaaggtggtggatgtcgtctacatggactttagcaaaaatAGTAACAGATGGTCTTTTCTCTTGACTGGAGaactatgactagtggtgtgtgcaaTGGTCGCTGCTGCGTCCATTGCTGTTTATTAACTATATTAATGatgtagatgataatgtggtaaactggatcagcagatttgcagatgacagcaaAAATGGGACAGTAGTAGGAGGTATCAAAATCTGCCGCATGATCTAGACTACCTGGTAAAATGGAGTGAGAAATGTCagttggaatttaatgtagaaaaGTGTGAGGAGTTGCATGTAGCATCCTGGGTAagacttgcacagtgaatggtcgGGCTCTGATATGTGCCACAGAACAAAGGGACATATGAATGGAGATCCACAATACTTTCATAGCAGCAGGGTTATAAAGAGAGATCTTATAGAGATGTGCAAAACTATGATGGGTAGAGATAGGAAGagtgcatgcaggctttttcccttcagatttggtaagactagaactagagaggTTAAGTTTAGGGTAAAAGTTTAGGGTGACAGCCATTCTAATCTGTGGTGCCACTACAAAAACTTGAGTACCCAGGCCCCAAGGTATACTGTTTCTTGTTCAAATCCTCTCCATTTAACATGGCTAGGGGAGGACGAAGAAGAGGATGACGATGAAGAAGAAATCAAAGACAAGTCCCTACCCAAGTGGCAGCTCTGGATGCAGGTGGAATGTGCCCGTGACTCCAAGCACTGGTTGCCATGGCGAGCTAGTAAGGCAAAGGGCCAGACTGAGGATGACTGCGAGGACCCCGACAGACAGGTGAGTCAGACAGTTTGCATCCAGATCTCAGGGTGGAAGGTAACCTGAGAGTTTGGACAGTTGAAAGCCCTGTGCCACAGTCAAAAAGCATTTAAAAGTTATtccatttatttcagatttatttatcatgtgtacatcgaaacatacagtgccATTTGCCTTAATAGCCAACACTCCCAAGgatgtcataaacacaagagattctgcagatactgtaaatccagactaccacacacaaaatgctggaggaagacagcaggtccggcagcatctgtggagaggactAAAGAATTcatttttcagtcctgatgaatgtcgactctttattccactccatagatgctgcctgaactgctgagtctcTCCATCATTTGGCTGGTGTCAGACTGACAGATAGTCCGTGTTGGTTCAAACTTTGTTTTAAACGAAGAGTATGTTTAAACTGTGTGAGCGCATTCAAAAccaatgtaaagagggtttcttctttttattaactagcaggaatgctaatttactgataacgagaatggtattcttTTGTAacccaaatggggattaatgttctttcttctgagtctgtaagcttttgttgacgggcttttgggcagatcggcgcgagggggtggagagagaggacgcaatgctgtaagctgggcgaggatcggaccccaaaggggggtccgaagccgggaggtactccgaggagggagggatgaagctagatgtgcttggttgaccactagGAGGGTCCTGAgttgcgagtcgaggagttcggaggggatcgaatggtggccagaagacttcagaaattgagctccaacggctgtgcacgaagtggtttggactttgataagtttggcgccttttctttattttttttctcttcatatatactgtatcgttattaatcacttagttatagtaaactttataaattgtactcatttaatcgcttatggtgtattgtctgtttttgggcgaggcggggacatcacacagcatccacaccagctgattacccagtttggcggggccgaaggctgctccccctagacgaaatgagctgagcgagcctgaggcgacccagggggttacaccaagatcaggtttattatcgctgatgTATGTAGtggagtttgttgttttgtggcagcactacagtgcaggatgttaaaaaaaagttacaatttttaaaaatccgaGTAATTTTTAATTTCACTGGCAaatgtcgtgaaacttgttattttgcaacagcagtacattacaatagatAATAATTTTTAACTATAaatttacaataagtatatatttaaaaattaaattagtgcaaaaagagagcaaaaagatgaggtagtgttcacgggttcattgtccattcagaaatctgatgggggaggggaagaagctgttcctgaaacattgagtctgtgtctttaggctcctttaCTTCGTCTTTGATGCTAGTAatgaggaaagggcatgtcctgggtggagggggtccttaatgatagatgagACTGCCTTGAGGCATCACATTTTTaaggtgtcctcagtgctggggaggctagtgtccttGACGGAGCTGGCTGGTTTACAACTTACTgctgatttttccaatcctgtgcagtggcccctccataccagacggtgatgcaaccagttagaatactctccactgtgcttctgtagaaatctgcgagtgtctttggtgacataccaaatctcctcaaattcctaatgaaatatagccactgtcatgctttctttgtaactgcatcaatatgtcagactcaggatagatcttcagagatgttgacacccaggaaattgaaactgctgatccctcgtTGAGTGCAAAGTCACTATTGCGACacctctcaaccagctgatctatctcgcccCTGTATGCCTCCTTATTCCTATCTGAAATTCTCCCAACAATTgtgtgtcagcaaatttatagatgccgtttgagctgtgccttgcCAAATAGTTGTGGGTGTAAGGAGTAtagagtgggctaagcacacattcttgaggtgtgccagtgttgattgtcagtgacttgttaaaaaaagtgcaaaaagaggaacagagagatagtGTTAATGGACTGTTCAGATATCTGATAGTAGAGGGgaaaagctgttcttaaaacattgagagcaggtcttcaggctccagtacaacctccctgatagcagtaacgagaaaagggcatatcccccatggtgagggtctttaatgatggatgctgccttcacaTTTTGAAGAGTGAGGAGGCTTGTGCCTGTGGTGCAGTTGGTTGAGTTCACAGCTCTCTGCGGTCTCctgcgatcctgtgcattggtgcttTCATACCAGGATCAAAGAGCATCTTTATTCGCCATATACAGTTACATGTATTAGGTCATCGCTTTGTTGTGTTGGTGTGACGTGACAAAAACATCAATATTCAAAAATTATACGGTATAAATAATTCTATAAAAATAGATAaatgccagcatgtatttacagtgtaaacagctttaaaaaagtggtttaaagtgtttacagtgcagtgactgggTGATAGAGAGGTGGGGACTGACTAGATTGGTTAATCCGATTCCCTGGGGAAGAAACTCTTAAGATGGtgttgtggcgacacatttcctagcgtatccgaaccgactcacaattagatagcctacgggggtttgcgagcacagagctttggagcctctgcgccatggggggccggttgacagaggcttaaaagtgaggctgaagttttcgaataaagttttttccttcgactgcagttaccgactccgtgtcgtacttttagtgctgcgtgtagcacaccgctacaattggtgaccctgacggtccaaacgatttttggaccagaaatgaccgacgccgcctctgttcatgcggtttcgttgaaactgccaggtttctggacacagggcaccgggtccccccctgagggctgtgaatggcagcaccgtaaggacctatggcacccgtcaggtgcagctacagttcggctccagccagttcacgtgggacttcacactggccgccgtagcccaaccgcttctgggtgcggattttttgcgggctcacagcctactggtcgacctgcccaggaagagactggtacacgccgagacctttcagacgttctccctgggtgcagcccagttgccagcccctcacctcggctccatcacgctgtccgacaacgacttcaccaggatcctggcggagttcccatcggttctggcaccgcagttcacaacggccatgcccaggcacggcgtacagcaccacatcccgacccagggaccacccctccatgcccgtgctcggcggcttcccccagacaagctccgactggcgaaggaggagttccagaggatggaggaattggggatcatccggcggtccgacagcccatgggcctcccccctgcacatggtgcccaaagcgacggggggctggagaccgtgcggcgactaccgcaggctgaacgaggctaccacaccggaccgctaccctgtgccgcacattcaggactttgcagcaaacctgcacagcgcacggatcttctccaaggtagatctcatccggggataccatcaaatcccgatgcatcctgacgacgtccccaaaacggctctcatcacccctttcggccttttcgagttcctccgcatgccgttcggcctgaagaatgctgcacagacgttccagcggttaatggacgcggtgggacgggacctggaccgcgttcatctatttggatgacatcctcatagccagcggcagtcgtcaggagcatctgtcccacctccgtcaactctgcgcccgactgagtgagtacggtcttacaatcaaccccgccaaatgccagttcggactcgataccattgacttcctgggccacaggattactaaagacggggcaacccctctgcccgctaaggtagatgcggtccgccacttcccccgacccaccacgatcaaaggccttcaggaattcgtaggtatggtcaatttctaccgccgcttcctcccttcagctgcccggatcatgcgccccctgttcgccctgatgtcgggtccgagcaaggacattacttgggacgaggagtccgccgctgctttcgttcaaacgaaggaagctttggcggacgccgcaatgctagtacatcccagaatggacacccctaccgccctcacagtggacgcatccaacacagcagtcagtggggtgctggagcagctcatcgcaggtcgctggcaatccctggcgtttttcagcaaacacctgcggccacccgagctcaagtacagtgctttcgaccgggaactgttggcgctctacctggcaatctggcatttcaggtacttcctagaaggtcggcccttcaccgcgttcacggaccacaaaccgcttacctttgcgtttacgaaagcatccgacccctggtcgtcccgccagcaacgccacctgtcctacatctctgaatacacgacggatgtccggcacgtctcgggtaaggacaatgtcgtggcagatgcgctctctcgccctaccgttcatgccctttcccaaggggtagactttgaggcactggcagaggcgcagcaggcggatgaggagattccgagttacagaaccgcagtctccggtctgcagctccaggacctccccgtgggcccaggtgagaggaccctactctgtgacgtcgccaccggccagccccatccagtcgtcccgacagcatggcggcgccgctttttcgactccattcataacttggcacatccctccatccggacaactgtttggcacggactccgcaaacaggtcagtgaatgggccaaaacgtgcatgcactgccagacggccaaggtgcagcggcacaccaaagccccaccgcagcagttccatcccgcccaccggcgtttcgaccacattcatgtggatatcgtaggccccctgccagtgtcgcgcggagcgcgttacctcctgactatcgtggaccggttcacaagatggccagaggcggtcccgctcaccgacaccacctccgaatcttgcgcccgagccctgatcgccacctggatatctcgctttggtgacccggcccacattacctccgacagaggcgcccagttcacctccagcctgtggtcagctatggccagccttttggggactcagctgcaccacacaactgcctaccacccacagtcgaacgggctagtggagcgtttccaccgtcacctgaagtcggccctcatggcccgcctgcgaggagctaactgggcggacaagcttccctgggtcctactcggcatccgcacagcgcccaaggacgacctgcacgcctcgtcggccgagttggtatacggcgcgcacctggtcgtccccggggagttcctaccagccccaagggggcaagaggaagaacccgcagcagtcctgggcagactacgcgagaagctcggtaacctggcccccatacccacttcacagcacgggcagcacccgacctgcgtacccaaagacctacagaactgtaagtttgtgtttgtacgaaggggcgggcatcggccaccgctgcagcggccatacgaggggccgtttatggtgctccggaacaacgggtccatgttcgtgctggacgttggggggaagaggaggttttcacggtggaccgcctcaaaccggcccatgtggacctggcgcaaccggccgagtttccggcgcctcagcgcagaggctgacctccgaagcaggttctggcccagactgtggacattgggaggtgtatcgccggttctggggggggggggggttatgtggcgacccatttcctagcgtatccgaaccgactcacaattagatagcctacgggggtttgcgagcacagagctttggagcctctgcgccatggggggccggttgacagaggcttaaaagtgaggctgaagttttcgaataaagttttttccttcgactgcagttaccgactccgtgtcgtaattttagcgctgcatgtagcacaccgctacagtgtaaagtttttgttttaatagccttaTAGCACTttgcagaagggagcttttgCAAAAAGCAGTTTGCAGGGTAGGTAGCATCTGCCATAATTTTCCTGCTGCTTCCTCATCCTGGCCACATACaggtcctgcagtgatggtggaTTGCAGCCAATGATCTTTCCTACTGACCTGAGAGTTGCTGTAGTTTCTGTATattgtggctgatgtgaggatgctctctatgatggcagtgtaggaTTGCACCAGTATGTTCTAGGAACAATAGAATTTCACCAGCTGTCACAAGAAGTGCATCCTCTGCTGAGGCTTTTTATGAATGAAGGAGGTATGGTTCCCCCACATGAGGTTCTGTGAAATAATGATGCCTGGGAACCTGAATGTTGACACTGTGTTAATGAtggtcagaatactctccacagtacatgtgTAGAAGTTTGCTGGAGTCACCAACGGTTTTCCTTCTATTTGTCAGGTGCTGTTCGATGACATTGGTCCCTCGATGTTCAGGATCTCCAAGCCAGAGCTGAAATTCCAGCTCATGGCCTCTTTTTTGCAGTTCCTGGGCATTCCAGCAGAGGGCGCCCTCCCCCGCTCCTGCCTGAACCTGGCGCTGGATGAACCAGCCCTCTTCAGCAGCGGATCAGATGGCAAGAGGCTTCTGGACTGCTTGGATCTGCCCACCTCTGGGGTTGGCTGTGTCGGATTTATAGCTGCCGAGCCCAGGCGGAGAAGGGCGGCTGGGCACTGCAGGGCCGGAGAGGACTTCATCCGGGTTGTGTTTCAACAAGCGATGCCTCACTTTTCCGGGCAAGAGCGGTCAGAGTTGATACGGAGCTGGCTGCTGTATGAGAAGTCCAAGGTAGGGTCAGGAACATGGGAGATTCCCATGTTTCCTTATCATGTATAAGCAGGcaattttggcccatcaagtctgtcagggtcacagagcaatcccatttatttaatttttatttagagatacagcacagtagcaGGTCCTTCGAGCCcaatgtaaccaattaacctactaactccaAACaaatttgaaatgtgggaggaaaccagagcaaatggaggaaacccacatgttcataaagagaacatacacactccttacagccagcagtggaattgaacctgtctctctggcaCTATAATAGAATTATACTAACTGCTAAACTACTACACACTGACTTCCCCTGTAATCGACTGCCCTTACAAACCCAGGAATGATTCCCCACCCCTCCTACCTctcactaggggcaatttacagcagccaattgaCCCAGCAATCCACATGttgttgggatgtgggaggaaactagagcacccaggggTGCTGGGAGGAACCGCCACAGGATGAACGTGGTggtatggtagcatagcggttgaTATTACGCTATTACtgcgccagtgacccgggttcagttccgcagctgtctgtatggactttgtgactgtgtgggttttttcTGGatgtcctggtttcctcccacatgccaaaaGATATAGTGGGAGGACATGGGTgtaataccaataccaatacccgTAAGTTTgagcaacacatagaaaatgctagtggaactcagcaagcccggcagcattgatggaggagGAAAAAGAATAAATTTTTTTAGTCTGAGACCCTGAGTTTGAAATCTCCGCAATCCCTCGTCATTTAGTGATACCGTCTGGGATTCAGTGGGGGATGATCTTGTGCCTCGGATGAAATCCATTTGTGTTGGTTGTGTCCAGTTGATTCGTCTCCTGATAATAGCTGTGAGTTAAtccttcaccctccctccccaGGTGATACAGAACCTGCAGCTTGGGAACAAGAGGCTGAAATCTCAAGGGAAGAGGAGCAAGAAACTGGCAAAAAACCTTCTGAAGGAATCAGAGAACAGGAACGATTTGGCCCTCTGGAAAGAGTATGCCCACTTGGAGTGGCTACTGGGCAACGTGGAGGACTCGCGAAGGGTCTTCGACACTGCCCTCACGATGGCCGCTGCTCAGGgtctgaccagctcctctctgtGTGACCTGTGCCTCCTGTACGCCTCGCTGGAGCTGGAGTTAATGGGGGGCCTGGAAGGAGTAGTGTCATGCCGCGCGCTCTATGTCCTGACTCGATTTGCCCAGGGAAATGGCTACTCACCTTACTGCGGAGAGGTGCCGCCAGTTAACGTGCTCAAAGCCCGGAAGAGTTACGAACATGCTTACCAGCACTGCTTATCCAGTGAAATTCCACCACAGGGTGCCTGGGAAAGACCTGAGGGAGCTGCTCACCTAGTGACCCTGGTAGCGTGCTTTGCTCTCTTCCAGTACCTGACAGTGGGAATTCAGGCTGCCGATGCACTTTACAGACAGGCTTCTGAAAGGCTCATCGGCCCCCGCTCATCGACTGAAGTGAAACTCTCCAGCGCCGGGCCTTCTGCCTCTGAACGCCTGGCCACAATGCACGTGGCGCTGCTGAGGTTCCACATGAAGGTTGGCGTCTATCCCTTGCGTCCCCTCTGCGAAACGCTTGCTGGTGCTTTGCAGCGGTTTCCCAGCAACCCTGATCTCTGGAGGTTCTACGTACAGGTTGAAAACAGGTCACACAATGGCAGCAGAGCCCGAAAGTTCTTCGACCGCCTGACCAGGGCCACAAAAGACATTGTGTTACCCTGGTTATTCGCAATCCATGCCGAAGAGCAGAGGAAGGAACGGGTTGACACTATCCAGAGGTGAGAATAGTCCTCAACTCTCATAGAAGGTGAATATAGAAAATTCGAAGTATAACATATCCttggtggccattttattatgaaTCCCCTGTACCTATTCGttttcttctgctgctgtagcccgttcacttcaaggttcaatgtgttgtgcattcagagatgctcttctgcacaccactgttgtaatgtgtggttatttgagttactgtcgccttcctgtcagcttgaaccagtctgccctttctcccctgacctctcattaacaacacATTTTCACCCACACAACTGCTGCTCTCTGAACATTTTCTGTTtaagcaccattctctgtaaagtgtAGAGacatgttgtgcatgaaaatcccaggagatcagcagtttctgaaatactcaaaccaccccatctggcaccacaaTCAATCCACGGCCAAAGTcatgtagatcacatttcttccccattctgatgttcggtctgaacatcaactgaactttgcattgagttgctaccacatgattggctgttcGGATATCTGAATTCATGAGCAGGTACACCTAACAAAGTGTAGAACAAAGtcagcacagtaaaggccctttggcccacaaaattgtgctgaccttttaacctcaaATATCAATGTAAGTCTTCCCTCCTTTACAGTCctccttttttttattttatccacACCCCATCTAAcagtctctgaaatgtccctctACCACCGTCCCTGGCAACATGTCCCCATAGCTTTGTGTAAAAAACAACTAACCTCTGATACCACCCCCATActtacctccaatcaccttaaagttattccccttcgtattagccatttccaccctgggaaaatatctggctgttcactc contains these protein-coding regions:
- the nrde2 gene encoding nuclear exosome regulator NRDE2 isoform X3 encodes the protein MKDVICAESSKVQSKLLSMYKRKGDVCIGLDPKKQWIIWEDSNQQKKKMKKKKEDRYYSPSGLQLLSTDTVPVYHEGGLQDQSCVALASFIPVPDWEESDSTLSGAITSVNPLGIYDASTTLWLQGKGQLEQETCAPLDNDRKINSAMMAKVERYNKLLREVPSNIQTWMEFVHFQDELMQGPGPFTVAATESEKRKRSHRITLEKKLAILERAIESNPNCAELKVARLELCKESWEPSDLVNEWKKVVFLHPNNTTLWQRYLVFYQSQFSTYSTSKVNGIYGKCLSTLAAVLDGTLVSHPALPDTEEAMLAIFLQQCHFLRQTGHSEKAIALFQALIDFTFFKPESVAGLTTKAQVEFFEPFWDSGEPRFGEVGGRGWKAWMRQQEKGGWVIVNEEGEDEEEDDDEEEIKDKSLPKWQLWMQVECARDSKHWLPWRASKAKGQTEDDCEDPDRQVLFDDIGPSMFRISKPELKFQLMASFLQFLGIPAEGALPRSCLNLALDEPALFSSGSDGKRLLDCLDLPTSGVGCVGFIAAEPRRRRAAGHCRAGEDFIRVVFQQAMPHFSGQERSELIRSWLLYEKSKVIQNLQLGNKRLKSQGKRSKKLAKNLLKESENRNDLALWKEYAHLEWLLGNVEDSRRVFDTALTMAAAQGLTSSSLCDLCLLYASLELELMGGLEGVVSCRALYVLTRFAQGNGYSPYCGEVPPVNVLKARKSYEHAYQHCLSSEIPPQGAWERPEGAAHLVTLVACFALFQYLTVGIQAADALYRQASERLIGPRSSTEVKLSSAGPSASERLATMHVALLRFHMKVGVYPLRPLCETLAGALQRFPSNPDLWRFYVQVENRSHNGSRARKFFDRLTRATKDIVLPWLFAIHAEEQRKERVDTIQRANVGIVHSTLPETGLVNRIGALFEHAVQSEAGVHCVLLWRKFLHFTSQRGNGERTKGVFYRALQHCPWAKVLYLDAVRLLPEQLQEIIDLMTEKEIRIRVPLEELEILIED